Proteins co-encoded in one Malus sylvestris chromosome 9, drMalSylv7.2, whole genome shotgun sequence genomic window:
- the LOC126582465 gene encoding ribose-phosphate pyrophosphokinase 4 yields MDKSQQKQLYLFYCAECEDLARQVASQSDHIILQTIKWRNFDDGFPNIFINNAQDLRGQHVAFLASFSSQGVIFEQLSVIYALPRLFVASFTLVLPFFPTGSFERMEEEGDVATAFTMARMLSNIPISRGGPTSLVIYDIHALQERFYFGDHVLPLFETGIPLLKQRLHQLSDSDKIVVAFPDDGAWKRFHKQLDHFPMVVCNKVREGDKRIVRIKEGNPAGCHVVIVDDLVQSGSTLIECQKVLAAHGAAKVSSYVTHGVFPKRSWERFTHKDDGLEKAFAYFWITDSCPLTVKAIANKAPFEVLSLAGSIADALQT; encoded by the exons ATGGACAAGTCACAGCAGAAGCAGCTCTACCTCTTCTACTGCGCCGAGTGCGAAGACCTTGCTCGCCAGGTCGCTTCTCAGTCCGACCACATCATCCTCCAGACCATCAAATGGAg GAATTTTGATGATGGATTTCCAAACATTTTTATAAACAATGCACAAGATCTTCGAGGCCAACATGTTGCCTTTCTGGCATCCTTCAGCTCCCAAGGAGTTATATTTGAGCAGCTTTCTGTAATATATGCACTGCCCCGGCTGTTTGTTGCGTCCTTCACATTAGTATTGCCTTTCTTTCCTACTGGTTCCTTTGAAAGAATGGAAGAAGAAGGGGACGTAGCAACTGCGTTTACCATGGCGAGAATGTTGTCAAATATTCCCATATCCAGGGGTGGCCCAACCAGTTTAGTCATCTATGACATCCATGCTTTACAG GAAAGGTTTTATTTTGGTGATCATGTTTTGCCTTTGTTTGAGACTGGAATTCCACTGTTAAAGCAGCGTCTCCACCAGCTTTCTGACTCCGATAAG ATAGTTGTTGCATTTCCCGATGATGGAGCATGGAAGCGATTCCACAAGCAGTTGGATCATTTTCCCATG GTGGTGTGCAATAAGGTTCGTGAAGGTGACAAGAGGATAGTTCGGATAAAAGAGGGAAATCCTGCTGGTTGTCATGTAGTCATCGTCGATGACTTAGTGCAATCTGGCAGCACCCTAATTGAGTGCCAG AAAGTTTTGGCAGCTCATGGTGCAGCCAAGGTTAGCTCTTATGTAACCCATGGTGTATTTCCTAAACGCTCGTGGGAGAGGTTCACTCACAAGGATG ATGGCTTGGAGAAGGCATTTGCGTACTTTTGGATCACGGATTCCTGCCCGCTTACTGTCAAAGCCATAGCTAATAAAGCTCCCTTCGAGGTGTTAAGTCTTGCAGGTTCCATTGCTGATGCTCTACAGACTTGA
- the LOC126582456 gene encoding protein MEI2-like 2: protein MEKHLGDILFGRSEGAFKIPSANNHHASSDTSLFLSSLPVLPHGKLKFPVSEHFGQSVDDSLPKLNNVEQENETKDSLERDESKAFGVMLPDDEDDLLAGITDDFDLSRLPNQLEEMEEYDLFGSGGGMELDFESQDSLGIGMSKLGISDGVVPNGIGHYALPNGVGAVAGEHPYGEHPSRTLFVRNINSNVEDSELRTLFEQFGDIRTLYTACKHRGFVMISYYDIRAARTAMRALQNKPLRRRKLDIHFSIPKDNPSEKDINQGTLVVFNLDASVSNDDLRQIFGAYGEVKEIRETPHKRHHKFIEFYDVRAAEAALRALNRSDIAGKRIKLEPSRPGGARRNLMQQLTQELEQDETWSFRHQVGSPVTNSPPGTWAHIGSPIEHNQYAFSKSPGLGSLSPDSNHLPGLASILPVHLSNSPKIAPIGKDQGRANHINPMYSNSPSTQGAAYQHSHSYPEQKLSASPGPISLGESNSTSSGIGTLSGPQFLWGSPSPSPYADPSSSAWPTLSAGHPFSSSGQGQGFSSTSRHGSLLSSHNHHVGSAPTGGVPLERHFGFFPESPETSFMNPVFGGMGLSRNSGNYMMNMGGRATLSVGVGLPGNVTENGSPNFRMMSMPKHGPVYLGNGSYTGPAATISEMLADHGRSRRIENPGNQMDSKKQYQLDIDKIISGEDTRTTLMIKNIPNKYTSKMLLAAIDENHRGTYDFLYLPIDFKNKCNVGYAFINMVSPTHIIAFYEALNGKKWEKFNSEKVASLAYARIQGKAALVTHFQNSSLMNEDKRCRPILFHSEGQETTDQENYLSRNLNICIRQPDGSYSGDSLDSPRGDLDEKPDNS, encoded by the exons ATGGAGAAACATTTAGGGGATATACTATTTGGTCGTTCTGAAG GGGCCTTCAAGATTCCATCTGCTAATAATCACCATGCATCAAGTGATACTAGCTTGTTTTTGAGCTCATTACCTGTCCTTCCACATGGAAAGT TGAAATTTCCTGTTTCGGAGCATTTTGGTCAGTCTGTTGAtgatagtttacccaaattaaACAATGTTGAACAAGAAAATGAGactaaggattcacttgaaagAGATGAATCAAAGGCATTCGGGGTCATGCTTcctgatgatgaagatgatctCTTAGCAGGCATAACAGATGATTTTGATCTAAGTCGATTGCCTAATCAGCTGGAGGAGATGGAAGAGTATGATCTGTTTGGAAGTGGAGGTGGTATGGAGTTGGATTTTGAATCCCAGGATAGCCTCGGTATTGGCATGTCAAAACTAGGCATATCTGATGGGGTTGTTCCAAATGGGATTGGTCATTATGCTCTTCCAAATGGTGTTGGAGCTGTGGCTGGGGAGCACCCGTATGGAGAGCATCCATCTAGAACCTTGTTTGTTAGAAATATCAACAGTAACGTCGAGGACTCTGAATTGAGAACTCTATTTGAG CAATTTGGGGATATCAGAACTTTATACACTGCATGCAAGCACAGGGGCTTTGTGATGATATCTTACTACGACATCCGAGCCGCTCGCACTGCAATGCGTGCGTTACAGAACAAGCCCTTGAGACGGAGAAAACTCGACATTCATTTTTCTATTCCCAAG GACAACCCGTCAGAAAAGGATATCAACCAAGGAACTCTTGTGGTGTTCAACTTGGATGCATCAGTGTCAAATGATGACCTTCGACAGATATTTGGGGCTTATGGGGAAGTCAAAGAG ATCCGGGAAACCCCACACAAGAGACACCATAAATTCATAGAGTTCTATGATGTTAGAGCTGCAGAGGCAGCTTTAAGGGCATTAAATAGGAGTGACATAGCTGGGAAACGCATAAAGCTCGAACCCAGCCGCCCTGGTGGAGCACGTAGAAA CTTGATGCAACAACTTACTCAAGAGCTTGAACAAGATGAAACTTGGAGTTTCCGACATCAAGTGGGTTCACCTGTGACCAACTCTCCTCCAG GTACCTGGGCGCATATTGGAAGCCCCATTGAGCATAACCAGTATGCTTTTAGTAAATCCCCGGGTCTGGGAAGCCTCAGTCCAGACAGCAACCATTTGCCTGGGTTAGCTTCAATTCTCCCAGTTCATTTGTCTAACTCTCCTAAGATTGCACCTATTGGTAAGGACCAAGGAAGGGCAAACCATATAAATCCGATGTATAGCAACTCTCCATCAACACAAGGAGCAGCGTATCAGCATTCTCATTCCTATCCAGAGCAGAAATTAAGTGCAAGTCCAGGTCCCATCTCATTGGGCGAGTCAAATTCAACTTCATCAGGGATTGGAACATTGTCAGGTCCTCAGTTTCTCTGGGGCAGTCCATCTCCATCTCCTTATGCTGACCCTAGTTCTTCTGCCTGGCCAACCTTGTCTGCGGGGCATCCATTTTCATCTAGTGGACAGGGGCAAGGCTTTTCATCGACCAGCCGGCATGGCTCTTTGCTCAGTTCACACAACCATCATGTGGGATCTGCTCCAACCGGTGGTGTTCCTCTAGAGAGGCATTTTGGCTTTTTCCCAGAGTCACCAGAAACATCCTTCATGAATCCAGTGTTTGGGGGCATGGGTTTAAGTCGCAACAGTGGGAATTACATGATGAACATGGGTGGTCGTGCAACTTTGAGTGTTGGTGTTGGTCTTCCAGGAAACGTTACTGAAAATGGCTCACCTAATTTCAGAATGATGTCAATGCCAAAGCATGGTCCTGTGTACCTTGGGAATGGTTCATATACTGGACCGGCAGCAACCATCAGTGAGATGTTGGCTGATCATGGTAGAAGTCGGCGAATAGAGAATCCTGGGAATCAGATGGATAGTAAAAAGCAGTATCAACTTGATATAGATAAAATTATCAGTGGGGAGGATACTAGGACTACTTTAATGATAAAAAACATCCCGAATAA GTACACTTCCAAAATGCTGCTGGCTGCTATCGATGAAAACCACCGTGGTACATACGACTTTCTCTACCTGCCAATTGACTTTAAG AATAAGTGCAATGTGGGTTATGCCTTCATCAATATGGTGTCTCCTACCCACATTATAGCCTTCTATGAG GCATTAAATGGGAAGAAGTGGGAGAAATTTAACAGTGAAAAAGTTGCTTCATTGGCATATGCACGAATCCAGGGCAAAGCTGCGCTTGTGACTCATTTTCAGAATTCAAGCCTAATGAATGAGGACAAGCGTTGCCGGCCCATTCTCTTCCACTCAGAGGGCCAAGAGACTACCGACCAG GAAAATTACCTTTCCAGAAATTTGAACATATGTATCCGGCAGCCAGATGGCTCTTACTCAGGCGACTCATTGGACAGCCCAAGGGGGGATCTGGATGAGAAGCCAGATAACAGTTAA